AGGCAGAGTTTTCATTCATTTCTCTTTCTAGCAGGAAAGTTAGGTTAGGCCTAACcttctctcactgaaatcaataggaattttgccagaATTTTAACAGGGGCAGGATCGGGCCCCATTGTAAGCAACcagttaaacacacacacactgctaggCACAGGATCTGTGTTAGGCTTTTCTAAGGTGCCTCTTCCCATGGTATGCTAGCATTACTGCATATTCCCTACAAATGAAATGTAAACCCTTAGAGCGAGTCTGGTTTCAATAAGTGATGTCAGTGAAATAAAATGCTGTGATTTAATAATAGGATCTAACTACAAGGAGAAAGACAACAGATATTAAACCTTAAAGCAAATCAGAGCAGTATATTCTAAATGCAGGAGCTTATTTTCCAGTCATAACATCACATTCCATCACCCTTGTATTAAATTGACTTTTCAAAATAAGTTTAAGGTGATCCATATGTCTAGGTTCAGACGCATAGCACTGCTAAACCACTGGGGATGGCTGCCTAGACTAAGCTCTGGGTTAGAAAAGTTTGCATTCCCTAGGATCACAGTTCAAAATCCTGGTGGAAATCAACTCCACGGTCTGCCCTTACACAGCAGATAAAATGAGTTTGTTGTGTTAATAGAAGTCTTTCAAAGGAGACTTTAAATACTGAGTTACCgttaaccacacacacacttttacagAACCTAGATTTAATCATGGTTGATAGATGTTGCCCCAGAGTTCTTGACCGACATCTCCCCCAACATCATTGCTGGTTATGCCCTCACCCAACATGCAGCTCCATTTCAGGGGGAACCAGATGGACTGTGTCTGTTTTTTGGGGTAATCTGTGTAAAACTAAATACTTTAGTTAAAACATTGGCTGAGGGAACAGCTTTGTGCTGACTTCAGTCAGAACCCAGATGAGTGTTGATTTCCAAATGCTTGATTAGCATCCGCCACTTAGCTCACTTGATCTCTATTATTGATTGGCTATTTTTCCCCCCCAATCAGTAAAGTGGGTCAGGAGGGGGCACTCTAATCACTTGCACTAATATTTGCCAAAAGAGGACTCTTACCAGAAAAGTTATATTACAGTTATGGAGAGTCTCATTTGCTTTCAGCTctgcttttgttttctgtttctatACTCTTTTATCTCAAAGTGCTAGACAAACATAGGATGTAGCCTAAGAAGAACACAGGTCAAGAAGGCAGGTGTTGGTGGGATCAACATTACCTCATACCAGATACCCTGGAACTGGAGATTATTCAGCTGAGAGGGAAAATATTAGCCAGGACACTGGTGTTATCCTCGTCTCATTCTGTGTCTTCTCCCTAGACTCAAGCTGGAGAAAGGATCTTACGTCCAAAACAAGAGAGGTAATGTAGTAGGCTGCAGGTGGGTGCTCCATTAAGTTCTGCTTTGGaaccattgacgtcaatgggagtctcCAATCggttttggatcagatccttGTCCATGGTAGTTACATTCCTACAAGCTCAGTCTTCATATACAAGGAAACACAAGGCTCAGCCCACCTTTTTCTCCATGTACCACTGGAAGGGCCACAAAAGAACGAGTGGAGAAAAACCATCCTCAAAAGCCCCAATAGTCTAAAATGAGGCTGTCTGGCCTCCTGACTCAACCCTGGGCCCCACCGATAGCTTGTTCTTGGCCCACTGCAAAAATCTGAACCTTTGGCCAGATATGGTGCTGGAACACTGCACGCAGATGGAAGATTTAACCACTGCATGTCTCAAGTGTGATGGAGAGGGGAGACTGAAGATACTGCCTCAGCCCGCTGTGATTTAACTGTAGCATAGGGGCCCCATATTCTACTGTCCCAGTATACTATGGGAACTTGCACTATGCAAGGCCCCTTCCTTGGGAGGACCTGCTAAACGACACTTTGCTAGACTAGGCTGCAGTGGGCATACTACCCTTAGAGTCAGCattaggcataagcagactaagcaattgttTAGGGCCCTGAGCAGCACAAGGGGGCCTCCTATTTGCTTATTAttatgtggtggtggtggaataTTTCTGCTTAGGGCCCCTAAGGGGCTAGCACAATCACTGACCAGCCTCCTTAACTGGAATTGCTATACAGTTATGACCCCGCATCTGTTTCACTGTTCCCTTGGACCTACCCTAGACATAAGAGCTCAACGTGCACAGTTCCTTGGGAAACTGCAGCTTAGCCAAAAAGAATACAGAGCTGTCACGgggttttatttttacagtgattTGGTACTGAATGTTCCTTCCTTCCCACCCGAAAAGGAACAGGGCACTAACAAATACCAtggcaaacaaacaaatttaATAAGGGAAAACACATCCCCATGGAAAATGCTTTTATACATCAGcttcttaaaaataaaccacTACCAAAGGAGTTTCTTTCAGTGCAGTTAATTGTTACAGCAGAAATAGGAAAATAGTTttgatggagaaaaaaaaaatcacatgatttTAGAAGTGTTGTAAGTAAGTTTTGCttagagggagagaaggggggagggaagatgttggatttttttttaattgctagagAAGTAAAATTTCTTCTGCCCTCTGCTGCTCACAAAAAGTAATGCTATAGCTCCCTTTAAAAGCGAGTGGGCTCAATTCTCCATCAGCCTGTACCTTGTAcaatcatttacaccagtttaaatcgGAAACATGGTGTTTTGCACCAATGCAAGAGACAAAATCTTCAGGACAAACCTTGCATCccagtcacagaatcatagattatcagggttggaagggacctcaggagatcatctagtccaactccctgctcaaaacaggaccaatccccaaatggccccctcaaggactgaactcaaccctgggtttggcaggccaatgctcaaacccctgagcagTCCTAAAAAACCTGAACGATTTAATCACATTGAGACATTAGTTAATCTAGTTTGCTCTTGTCTAGTTTGCATTTCCTGCCTGTGCAACAAGATAAATTACGCCAAAGCAAATGAATGCATTTCAAATATTGAAAGTTGCCCACTCCAAGAAGCATGAGTGGCTCTGTGGAGCTACCATTTACACATTTCTGCAATGCCTATTCACTCAAACTGTCACACAGCACCACCCTGTAAATACAGCCACTTTGCTCAACAAGCTTTGGTTGAAATCCTACTAACTGTTGCTTTTTAGAGGAGAactgaaagtttcctttgcagttaAAAATCAAGATTTATAATACTTCTGTTAGCTCAGACACTGCTCATCTATCAAAATTTCAACTGGACATAAgcattatttgtttttttccccagccagtagaaacaaaagactACTCAGCCATTTTACCTAGGGTTTGTACCATGGCATCAAAATACCTTACTTATCCCCCAATAGTATCAACAGATTCAACCTTTAAGATCCCTTCTATACTGTAGTCCTGGAGTAGATAATGGGCGTGAGTGTTGGTTTATTATAATTGTGCCTGATCTAGATGCCACCCTCTGTCCAGGAAACACAATTCCCTAGGACTTGCAGCAAGGAACTGCTTGGGATGAAAAGTCAGCTCTTTGCTGGGATCCTGGCATTTGGGTCTAGGAAAGTATCACTCAGCTTGGCCcatgaagaaaaacaaatccaAACATGTTAGCTCATCAAACGTGCAAAGGCCCTTTACTGTTTTGCTGTCAGAGCTCCTAGTTCTAATtaacaacaggagtacttgtggcaccttagagactaacaaatgtatttgagcataagctttcgtgggctacagcccacttcttcggatgcatagaatggattCATtcatagcccacgaaagcttatgctcaaataaatttgttagtctctaaggtgctacaagtactcctgttctttttgcggatacagactaacacggctgctactttgaaacctgtAATTAATAATAGTTAGCTTCATCctttcacaaacaaacaaaagaagtttCCACTTACACAGTTATTTCCCCAGAAGAGGGaatatatagaaaaaaaattataaccaTGCTTCAGTTTTTCCCAGAAGTCTGTTTCCACTAAGGAGAAATCATTCCAAGGACAAAATATTTGTATCCTAAAGTTGTATGTAGTGCAACCGTCCAATGAAGATCACTCATTCCATTTCCACATTTAAGGCTGCACATGCCAAACAATGGAGTGGAACTGGAAAGAAGCCACTGTGAAATACACAACTCCCCCTTTTTAGGGTCCATCTTTCCCCACTGGTTTAGTGTTCATGACTGAACAAAAACTGACTTCAGTATGTGTTTCAgacaagtttattttttaaaataatgatctCTCCTGATATTTCTCACTCAGTATTTTGAAGGTAATTTCTTCCTCCTTTCTATATAAATACACTTGGTAGTTCCTGAAtcctggagggagtggggggaatggTTCGACATGTGAATTCCTCTCTGTTCTCCCGGTGAATCAGATGTCACTGAGATCAACACCATGAAGGTGTAGCCAACAGCTGACCAGTATTCAGTAGTGCAagagcagggtttttttgtttggtttgttttaagaaaaaagcATAGAACAACAGAAGATAGAGATGAAGATGatgtaaaaaattatatatatttttatatatatgattCATATCTATTTACAATGTGGCTGGGACAAAGAGCAAGACATTTGAGGCGATTATACAAGAAACCAGTAGCTTTTCCCCCAACCTTCTCAGACTGGAACCTGGAGAAAAGGCATGAGGAGACAGAGACTGAAGAATGAAGTTACACATTTACAAAGAAGGAATTCCCTACTCCCCACCAAACCCTGTCTCCTTTTCACTCTGctgaaactgattttttattGACCAGTctctatgaaaagaaaaaaaaatggttcctTACAATCTCAGAAACATGAATGGTGATTTGTACGATTCGTCAGGCTTGGCTTTTTACTTCTTTTTTGAAGCATGACTCTTAGAAATACCCTGATTAGCTAGATACAATATCATGTTTTCCATTTGGAATCATCAGCAGCAAAACACAGTCAATTGAAACAGACTTTTGTATGAATTACTTTAGGGACTAAAAATGACCAAGTAAGGCATAGCAGAGAATGTATGTAGAGAAAGCTACATCAGTTGTGGAGTTTCCTTTCATTGGGTTACCTTTCATTGGGTTTTCTTGACCTTGATATGGTATCCTACAGAATGAACTGATTAAACAGattccctcccctgtccccaaaaaacaaacaaacccaaatctTTAAATTCTGGACTTAAAACCGAGATTCATGTTTGCTTTCAGCACAGCAAGCTTCATGCTGAAATCTTAAAATTATCATTCCAGTGAAACACCTTTTAACCCAACACACTAATGCATCGCTGCTAAAATATTCCTCAAGATTATAAACGCAGTTCGATCCTGTGTCCTAGGTGAAATGCTGTATTTTCTATGCCACACAAAGACCATATTTGACATGCATTATCAGTTGTGATCTTGCATTCCACAGGCTGCATTCACTGAATCATGATTTTCAGGCCTGAAACAGACATAGGcaggaacaaaaaacaaaacaaaacaagaccaaGCTACTAATGTGTTATGCCATTAATGTAAGTTTGCTTTTATGCTTCTTTCCACTCCATCCTCCCAGGttctcagtttaaaaacaaacacaaacaaacaaacaaaaaggctggTGATCTACCTTCAAAGAGAATTTCCTCTTCCCCACGCATCCTCATGGGCTCAGAAGGGTCATAATTATTGTCCCATTTGTCTGAACTACAATACAGTAAGCTATGTTTGCTTTACACTCTTCCTAATCCTTTCCAACAGAGCTAACTACTCCGTAATTTCAGCAATTAGTTAAGGCGCTAGCCTGGGACTTAAGACTcatggaatctatgaatgaatctaaggtcagaagggatgattgtgatcatctagtctgacctcctgtacaaaacATAGGCCATAATACTTCCCAGAGcagatcctttagaaaaacatctactCTCTATTTAagaatggtcagtgatggagaatccaacatAACCTttcgtaaattgttccaatggttaattactctcactgttaaaaatttacaccttatttccagtctgaaactTGGGAGATAcaggttcagttccttgctcgGCCACTTTGTGACCGTgtgcaaatcacttcatctctctgtgcctcggttctccatctgtaaaagtgGGATAAGTGCAGTGCTCACAGGGGTGCTATGAggattgtgaggtgttcagatattaCGGTGATCAGGGCCATATGAGTTCCTGAGACAGAGCAATTCAGTCACAGATACAAGTTCTGATTGAAGGTAAGTAGGTTGTTTTAAATGTTGACAATTAAGAACACTGGATTTTCAAAGAGGAAATCAAAGATTAAAAACCTGCTGATTCCAGGAGGTAGAACTGAAGAGAGTCTTCTTTCAAGAGGGCTTACTCTAATTTTGCCAAAGCACATTGGTACCTGTGAGTATGGAATAGTTCCCAATTTGCTCAGCCAAGCAGAATAGCAAATCTTGACActtctttaaaaacatattttgtcgaattattttgttttcttgctaATTTCTTGTTCAAGAGTTCCACTATTTATTTAGCTCAAGCATAACACATACACCCATGGGCCACCTGTTTGTTGGTCATCCTAGTCCTGCCCAATTCTTTCTATACCTCTCAGCACCTTGAACCTATTAGCTGAACAGCAAGAGgcccccagagtcccaggacctGCACTCCAGTTGTGCAGCcaagctgagaaccaacagcaGGCCAATCCTCTGGTGCAGTATTCTGCTTTTATAAGCTTCCATGCTCagatagtgaggtggcaaagttcaaACACTTCTGACATGACTCCTCCGATACCCAAGGGGTTTCTGCTGCACGCAAACTAACGCAGCAAACTGACTTTGTATGGAAAGGATCCACTCAGCTGACTGATCACCAGTTGTAAaaatctgcacacacacacccaggactATAAACACATCTCACTTCCTTTCCTTTTGTTTGATTACTGTAAGTATATGAATGATTACATGAATTCCGATCATCCCAGCCCTATAATACAGTGAAGTTCAATCagtttgacacacacacacacacaaaaattaataattaaaaaaaataaatcagaagtgCAGGTTTACCCTGCCAGCTTGCTGGTTACAAGTGATGACTTTCTCGGTGGAAGATCTTGTGGTGTCGGGATATGGTCTCCTGTCACCAAGTTATTGTCAGGCCCGGTGGTTGGCAACTGCTTGTTCTTCATCTTTGCCTTGGCCATATTGTAGTCACCCGAGTCAAAATACTTTTGCTGAAAGAGGGACAGGATTTCAGGTTACTTTGGCAAAGTCTTAAGAAAACATACTGCCCAAAAACTTGTTGGAATATTGTGAACATATCTAACCTATCTAATCATGAATGTTTTCTTGATTTAAGAAGTAGCTTGGTCAATGTACCGCATTGTGTCACTGAATTTACAGACTCGTTAGATAAGCCTAGCCTGCACTT
The genomic region above belongs to Gopherus evgoodei ecotype Sinaloan lineage chromosome 24, rGopEvg1_v1.p, whole genome shotgun sequence and contains:
- the ENSA gene encoding alpha-endosulfine isoform X5, with product MSEKLSADSRCEQTGDEKQDTQEKEAVVPERAEEAKLKAKYPNLGQKPGGSDFLMKRLQKGQKYFDSGDYNMAKAKMKNKQLPTTGPDNNLVTGDHIPTPQDLPPRKSSLVTSKLAGPENHDSVNAACGMQDHN
- the ENSA gene encoding alpha-endosulfine isoform X4, producing MLMRWIHVNNNSMLKQQNLISATHLDTQEKEAVVPERAEEAKLKAKYPNLGQKPGGSDFLMKRLQKGQKYFDSGDYNMAKAKMKNKQLPTTGPDNNLVTGDHIPTPQDLPPRKSSLVTSKLAGPENHDSVNAACGMQDHN